In one window of Cytophagia bacterium CHB2 DNA:
- a CDS encoding T9SS type A sorting domain-containing protein, producing the protein MRIQLKFTHGYLNNRKGRFAMNNKRKATALVFLLAIIMMASNVTAQDDLTGAWLVNATNTTFGISFESLRTYHAGGTMTEVASALPTLTESPAHGVWERQGNDYSATFMVFGFDSLGQLSIRIKVREALRLISSDSISITWKADVILLDGSVIPNVAEGFGSGARLRVQSLTAVNETPHNAPASFELLQNYPNPFNPSTTIRFEVAKASYVNLKVLDTLGREVRTLVDRSYGPGSYFQVWDGKDSRNLSAPSGTYFLRMNAGGYVDTKKMTLIK; encoded by the coding sequence ATGCGCATTCAGCTCAAATTCACGCATGGTTACTTGAACAACCGGAAGGGACGTTTTGCCATGAACAACAAAAGAAAAGCTACAGCATTGGTTTTCCTCCTTGCGATCATCATGATGGCCTCGAACGTTACAGCGCAAGATGATTTGACCGGAGCCTGGTTAGTCAATGCAACGAACACGACTTTTGGTATTTCCTTTGAGTCTCTACGAACCTATCACGCCGGTGGGACGATGACGGAGGTCGCGAGCGCACTGCCTACTCTAACAGAATCGCCAGCGCACGGGGTGTGGGAGCGACAGGGCAACGATTATAGCGCAACGTTTATGGTCTTTGGATTTGATTCGTTGGGGCAGCTTTCCATACGAATTAAAGTTCGCGAGGCGCTCCGCTTAATCAGTTCAGATAGCATCAGTATCACATGGAAGGCGGATGTCATTCTGCTCGATGGCAGTGTCATTCCAAATGTTGCTGAAGGATTCGGCTCGGGCGCGCGTTTGCGTGTACAGTCGCTTACCGCTGTCAACGAAACGCCTCACAATGCGCCGGCATCTTTTGAATTGCTGCAAAACTATCCCAACCCTTTTAATCCCTCCACGACGATTCGCTTTGAAGTGGCAAAGGCTTCGTATGTGAACCTCAAGGTGCTCGACACGCTGGGCCGCGAGGTGCGCACGCTGGTGGATCGCAGTTACGGGCCGGGTTCATATTTCCAGGTGTGGGATGGAAAAGACAGCCGCAACCTATCTGCGCCCAGCGGCACTTATTTTCTGCGCATGAATGCCGGCGGATATGTGGATACGAAGAAGATGACATTGATCAAGTGA